One genomic window of Paenibacillus xylanilyticus includes the following:
- a CDS encoding sugar phosphate isomerase/epimerase family protein — protein sequence MIRGLTKAGLGKIESDEQYITSAAKYGFQSVDLNPLSLVQQYGKEQAAQLLEHNQVIIGSSDLTVDWRGSEEQFRAGLKSLVEMAEASASLNCFTCCTYVLPSTDQPAASFMAAATRWLKLCADILGAYGIRLGLEFVGPHHLRTQWKNPFIWSVEDTLDWIETIHAPNVGLLVDSYHWHTLGLRMEEVLQLKKEQIVHVHINDASDLPIEELLDNERLYPGEGVIDLTGFLKNLKAIGYTGPVAQEVLAPASTLDSSELFAKSKAGFDKVFAEL from the coding sequence ATGATTAGAGGATTAACGAAAGCGGGTTTGGGGAAGATCGAGTCTGACGAACAATATATTACGAGTGCAGCCAAATATGGCTTCCAATCCGTAGATTTGAATCCGCTCTCATTGGTTCAACAGTACGGGAAGGAACAAGCTGCACAGCTATTGGAACATAATCAGGTGATCATCGGTTCATCGGATTTAACCGTGGACTGGAGAGGCTCGGAAGAGCAGTTTCGTGCAGGGCTCAAATCTCTGGTTGAAATGGCTGAAGCCTCTGCTTCGCTGAATTGCTTCACTTGCTGCACTTATGTTCTGCCCTCGACCGATCAGCCTGCAGCATCCTTCATGGCGGCAGCTACCAGATGGCTGAAGCTCTGCGCAGATATCCTGGGTGCTTACGGTATCCGGCTAGGGCTGGAGTTTGTCGGCCCCCATCATTTGCGGACCCAGTGGAAGAATCCGTTTATTTGGAGTGTGGAGGACACCTTGGACTGGATCGAGACCATTCATGCTCCCAATGTAGGCTTGCTGGTGGATTCCTATCATTGGCATACGCTTGGTTTGCGTATGGAAGAGGTGCTGCAATTGAAAAAGGAACAGATTGTTCACGTTCATATCAATGATGCCTCTGATCTGCCGATTGAAGAATTGCTTGATAATGAGCGCCTGTATCCAGGCGAGGGAGTCATTGATCTAACGGGTTTCCTGAAAAATCTGAAAGCCATTGGTTACACGGGCCCTGTAGCCCAGGAAGTTCTGGCACCTGCATCAACACTTGATTCAAGCGAGCTGTTTGCCAAGTCGAAAGCAGGCTTTGATAAGGTGTTTGCGGAGTTATAA
- a CDS encoding LLM class flavin-dependent oxidoreductase: MTKRQLKLGANLNGVGNSISFWRHPDIPINASVNLDFYKKQARKAEEGRFDLLFIADGLFINEKSNPHFLNRFEPLTLLSVLAGATSNIGLVATLSTSYSEPFTVARQFASLDQISGGRSGWNVVTSPLEGSALNFGKGEHPNHALRYEIAEEHLNVVKGLWDSWEDDAFVGDKENGVFFDPSKLHTLNHKGNHFSVQGPLNVARSKQGYPVIFQAGSSESGKDLAAKSADAVYTGHETFEEAREFYRDVKARAVAYGRQAEDILIFPGIGPIVGRTAEEAEQKYQEIAGLVSIDHALNYLGRYFDHYDFSQYPLDEPFPEIGDVGSNSFRSTTDKIKQQAREEGLTLRQVALRASTPRTSFIGTPDQIADQIQEWFEGEAADGFNIRTVVPNGLADFVDLVVPVLQERGLFRTEYEHETLRENLGLKIPRNRYTLERVN, encoded by the coding sequence ATGACGAAACGACAACTGAAATTGGGGGCCAATCTGAACGGAGTCGGGAACAGTATTTCCTTCTGGCGACACCCTGACATTCCGATTAATGCCAGTGTTAACCTTGATTTTTACAAAAAACAGGCGCGTAAAGCGGAGGAAGGCAGGTTCGATCTCCTATTTATTGCTGACGGTCTCTTTATTAACGAAAAATCCAATCCTCATTTTCTGAATCGCTTCGAGCCCTTGACCTTGTTGTCTGTGCTGGCAGGAGCCACTTCCAATATTGGGCTGGTTGCGACATTATCGACTTCCTACAGCGAACCGTTTACGGTAGCGAGGCAATTTGCTTCACTGGATCAAATTAGCGGAGGACGGTCGGGCTGGAACGTAGTCACTTCCCCACTGGAAGGATCGGCACTGAACTTTGGCAAAGGCGAACATCCAAACCATGCGCTTCGCTATGAAATTGCTGAAGAGCACCTGAATGTGGTCAAAGGACTGTGGGATTCCTGGGAGGATGACGCATTTGTCGGGGACAAGGAGAATGGTGTCTTCTTCGACCCTTCCAAGCTGCATACGCTGAATCACAAAGGGAACCATTTCTCCGTACAGGGACCGCTTAATGTGGCACGTTCAAAACAGGGTTATCCAGTCATTTTTCAGGCAGGTTCATCCGAATCCGGCAAAGATCTGGCAGCGAAATCAGCAGATGCTGTATATACGGGACATGAGACGTTTGAGGAAGCAAGAGAGTTTTACCGGGATGTTAAGGCAAGAGCGGTAGCATATGGACGCCAGGCTGAAGACATTCTGATCTTCCCGGGTATCGGTCCAATTGTGGGCAGAACAGCGGAAGAGGCAGAGCAAAAGTATCAGGAAATTGCCGGACTGGTCAGTATTGACCACGCGCTGAATTATTTGGGACGCTATTTTGACCATTATGACTTTTCCCAGTATCCGCTGGATGAGCCTTTCCCTGAGATTGGTGATGTGGGCAGCAACAGTTTCCGCAGTACGACGGACAAAATCAAACAGCAGGCACGAGAAGAGGGGCTGACTCTCCGCCAAGTCGCGCTAAGAGCATCTACGCCGCGAACCTCTTTCATTGGAACACCCGACCAGATCGCCGACCAGATCCAAGAGTGGTTTGAAGGTGAAGCCGCAGACGGATTCAATATCCGTACGGTTGTGCCGAATGGACTGGCGGATTTCGTGGATCTGGTTGTCCCTGTTCTGCAGGAACGAGGACTGTTCCGAACCGAATATGAGCATGAGACGCTTCGGGAAAACCTGGGTCTCAAAATTCCGCGTAATCGGTACACGCTGGAACGCGTGAACTAA